In Heteronotia binoei isolate CCM8104 ecotype False Entrance Well chromosome 4, APGP_CSIRO_Hbin_v1, whole genome shotgun sequence, a genomic segment contains:
- the DCTN3 gene encoding dynactin subunit 3 produces the protein MAAAAAAEVQQLQERLESLEERVFGAPGGPAEAKKISDGLVKLQVALGNIASKRERIKILYKKIEDVIKYLDPQYIDRMAVPDAMKLQFILAEEPSVLAQAALLEQVDSLKPYLDSAHIKAAPDHAARLQRLSQIHIQQQDQSEAVTESVRLLLEDYNRMSLLLSKQFVQWDELLTQMEATKQAKPVPE, from the exons ATGGCggctgcggcggcggcggaggtGCAGCAGCTGCAGGAGCGCCTGGAATCCCTGGAGGAGCGCGTCTTCGGGGCGCCGGGCGGGCCCGCCGAGGCCAAGAAG atatcAGATGGCTTGGTGAAACTCCAGGTGGCTTTGGGGAACATTGCAAGTAAAAGAGAGAGGATTAAAATTCTTTATAAAAAAA TTGAAGATGTGATCAAATATTTGGATCCTCAGTACATCGATCGCATGGCTGTTCCGGATGCCATGAAGCTTCAGTTCATCTTGGCAG AAGAGCCTTCCGTGCTGGCTCAGGCAGCGCTTCTGGAGCAGGTGGACAGCCTGAAGCCGTACCTGGACAGTGCCCACATTAAAG CCGCTCCTGACCACGCCGCAAGACTCCAGCGCCTTTCTCAGATCCACATCCAGCAGCAG GACCAGAGCGAAGCGGTGACTGAGAGCGTCCGGCTACTCCTGGAGGATTACAACAGGATG TCTCTGCTCCTTTCCAAGCAGTTTGTCCAGTGGGATGAGCTGCTAACCCAGATGGAAGCCACAAAGCAAGCGAAGCCTGTGCCGGAGTGA